A single Paenibacillus sp. FSL R5-0517 DNA region contains:
- the csaA gene encoding chaperone CsaA, producing MATFEEFMQHDIRVGTVVEAEPFPKARIPAIKMTIDFGPLGLKRSSAQITQRYTPDMIIGKQVVAVVNFPPRRIAGFVSEVLVLGGVPGEGDVVLLTPDSTLPNGTPIA from the coding sequence ATGGCTACTTTTGAAGAGTTCATGCAGCATGACATCCGGGTTGGTACAGTGGTGGAAGCCGAACCCTTCCCCAAAGCTCGCATACCCGCTATTAAAATGACAATTGACTTCGGACCACTTGGTCTTAAACGCTCCAGTGCTCAGATTACCCAACGATATACGCCTGACATGATCATCGGCAAACAAGTTGTTGCTGTAGTTAATTTCCCACCTCGCCGGATTGCGGGTTTTGTCTCTGAAGTACTTGTGCTGGGCGGCGTGCCGGGTGAAGGCGATGTAGTCTTGCTCACACCAGATAGCACATTGCCTAATGGAACACCGATAGCCTGA
- a CDS encoding S-layer homology domain-containing protein, whose product MKKMMISGATALAILTGGIVGFGAIGNPVEAAQATTTFKDVPATHWASSAINSAVEQGYFKGYADGTFKPSSPVTKAEMASILGRLSDQPNALTQEQNNFTDIPEWAKSGVSTAIAKGFISPSHYKGKLDAQGALQRGEMATWLTQGLTVVDPEYKQALSDVTNTVVPAKEYFTGKLASAQKNAVAVALGTGLMSVANDKTFGVDRTTTRAEVAVLIARYAAVAKTKPADFQGLNELRAVGLTGTNLSIIAPSYKKTPEKKVGPDVDYSEVTDDFSKVRNKNIITDTKYADLKIKNWIIVNTFAKGSERSIYYPVFVDEGYTLVRGAYYSFAELELNVKSTTMNALQAGSLLNSATINPMNSPTSKAFAAYAGPVINDFTKTRGVFAVNNPVYWSRGLLHFDKELTFAVSLVTKEGPAYSVIATD is encoded by the coding sequence ATGAAAAAAATGATGATTTCCGGCGCAACGGCATTGGCTATATTAACAGGGGGGATCGTAGGTTTTGGAGCCATTGGCAATCCTGTAGAAGCTGCACAAGCTACAACTACATTCAAAGACGTTCCGGCTACACACTGGGCATCGTCAGCGATTAATTCGGCCGTGGAACAAGGTTATTTCAAGGGGTATGCTGACGGGACATTTAAACCAAGTTCACCGGTTACCAAAGCTGAAATGGCAAGTATCCTGGGCCGTTTATCCGACCAGCCCAATGCATTGACTCAGGAACAAAATAATTTCACGGACATACCTGAGTGGGCAAAAAGTGGTGTCTCTACGGCTATTGCAAAAGGTTTTATCAGCCCTTCTCATTACAAGGGAAAATTGGATGCACAAGGTGCTCTTCAACGAGGCGAGATGGCTACTTGGCTGACGCAAGGGCTAACCGTGGTTGATCCTGAGTACAAACAAGCACTCTCTGATGTGACCAACACCGTTGTGCCTGCAAAGGAATATTTCACAGGTAAACTCGCAAGCGCACAAAAAAATGCAGTCGCTGTTGCACTGGGAACGGGACTGATGAGTGTAGCAAACGATAAAACATTTGGTGTCGATCGTACGACAACAAGAGCTGAAGTAGCTGTATTGATCGCCCGTTATGCAGCAGTTGCGAAGACAAAACCTGCTGATTTTCAGGGGCTGAATGAGCTGCGAGCGGTGGGCTTGACGGGAACGAATCTGAGTATTATTGCGCCATCTTACAAAAAAACGCCTGAGAAAAAGGTTGGACCCGACGTTGACTACAGTGAGGTTACAGACGACTTCTCGAAAGTTCGTAATAAAAATATTATTACAGATACTAAATATGCCGATCTCAAGATAAAAAATTGGATTATTGTTAATACCTTTGCAAAGGGTTCTGAAAGGAGTATTTATTACCCGGTTTTTGTAGATGAGGGATACACCTTGGTACGAGGAGCTTATTATTCTTTTGCGGAACTTGAATTGAACGTGAAAAGTACTACCATGAATGCACTACAAGCGGGAAGTTTACTTAATTCAGCAACAATTAATCCTATGAATTCTCCAACTTCGAAAGCCTTTGCTGCATATGCTGGTCCCGTAATTAATGATTTCACAAAAACTAGAGGTGTATTCGCTGTTAATAATCCAGTCTACTGGAGTAGAGGACTCTTACATTTTGATAAAGAACTTACTTTTGCTGTCAGTCTTGTGACCAAAGAAGGACCCGCTTACAGCGTAATAGCCACAGATTAG
- a CDS encoding DUF5704 domain-containing protein, translating to MDNTAYYEPGLPILVSVESFTGRNTKFTTQIGGAIPPIKTEEYYPSKWNADYQFNTDLYWRAVAEITKEINLSAGGQLSLNQSKQLNATVKTKNGDGNFGAETNVNTGSGGTTTWESSNPGVATVSNSGLVQAVSRGTTTITVLWKKDDFELTTTTNIGVEEDPGPGGDGDGNGGGGGGCTPTIGPPSGGTIMSMNDLDPNANGVIKSDNRDNETFNVLKGIPTSESLYTNAFADNYLFKHAWAKMSGKVTYNCNVTISYDREWTVPGPEECDDDGCRPGTPVPANDTVPKPYNFQITRDYSYWKINNLEVYKIAKATMNNYALPGETVTMNPSGYTPPTLESKNDESVESHVRPGQTTSISYAPPKLTGGLNSPPSVPDDTSRLKGMAETNTPQSKVNNDLVKFNNTTIMNDVEATKDGPTPSNIPNPTTIGRDVLYKPGNMISNSLLNKASTTSSGEIYYDLLPGNVNGGANKILPINGINTVTVHTPVVNYAWVSDDQPHNQKTIPDATSAALILERPFIVRIPTSGQHLDAASYPGYGNRDYAKYFRIKQVQFPFDVYNADRSQFIPAKTWVDIPVNQLDTTFYLPVWVDEGKYHITFRNIAENAPANFTEQQDANTNLAHHVAADTVPVDVIGRLYDFHVTDISDYNWENVFRKRLGSPESTGLSYWAGMNSIDGDPRGNLAPFVLPIRPGIHPVQGFANATVKTGYHFKFDLKTKGNMFGKQDGIRITPTFAFVSKDGSSRQEVDLYYHRGQERLIRIGSAQDLEKRFVVLNSRLRNVPGTELGDTARYQYTYELSAEERNQRTLAEHMVHLVDQTSHQKTWVGRYDWMILSAPIRTLIGPKTDIPSGVNVDRANAAIQRWYGEYSLPADVYAVPKGIDLEPLARQNQLDEKSNIFLKNGYIVVNFNMESLRNGTTETPHLQYIHAPLMNQWQMEGFNKTPSDVQGRTWPLKDGDIVFYHADQSSRNDFQSQVPH from the coding sequence ATGGATAATACAGCTTACTATGAGCCAGGGCTGCCCATCTTGGTTTCTGTTGAATCATTTACAGGTCGTAACACAAAATTCACCACTCAAATTGGTGGTGCTATTCCACCTATCAAAACGGAAGAATATTACCCTTCCAAATGGAATGCTGACTATCAATTCAACACAGATTTATATTGGCGGGCCGTTGCTGAAATAACCAAAGAGATCAACCTCTCCGCTGGAGGTCAACTTAGCTTGAACCAGTCCAAACAATTGAATGCAACCGTCAAAACCAAAAATGGAGATGGAAACTTTGGAGCAGAGACCAATGTGAATACCGGCAGCGGTGGTACAACGACTTGGGAATCTTCCAATCCTGGTGTCGCTACGGTTAGTAACTCCGGATTAGTTCAAGCCGTCAGCAGAGGAACAACAACTATCACCGTATTGTGGAAGAAGGATGATTTTGAGCTAACTACCACAACCAACATTGGCGTTGAAGAAGATCCGGGCCCTGGAGGTGATGGTGACGGTAACGGGGGCGGTGGTGGAGGTTGCACACCAACGATTGGACCACCTTCAGGTGGAACCATCATGAGCATGAATGATCTCGATCCAAATGCCAACGGAGTTATTAAGTCAGATAACAGAGATAATGAGACATTCAATGTATTAAAAGGAATCCCTACTTCCGAATCACTCTACACAAATGCCTTTGCTGACAATTATCTATTTAAACATGCCTGGGCGAAAATGAGCGGTAAAGTTACATACAACTGTAATGTCACCATCTCGTACGACAGAGAGTGGACAGTACCTGGACCAGAGGAATGTGATGATGATGGTTGTAGACCAGGGACACCTGTACCTGCGAACGACACGGTACCCAAGCCATACAACTTCCAAATCACAAGAGACTACTCCTACTGGAAAATTAATAACTTGGAAGTATACAAGATCGCTAAAGCAACCATGAACAATTACGCTTTGCCCGGTGAGACCGTTACGATGAATCCATCAGGTTACACACCACCAACACTGGAGTCTAAAAATGATGAATCCGTAGAAAGCCATGTACGACCAGGGCAAACCACTTCAATCTCATATGCTCCACCCAAACTTACAGGAGGCTTGAACTCTCCACCCAGTGTACCTGATGATACATCACGGTTAAAAGGGATGGCTGAAACAAACACACCTCAAAGTAAAGTGAATAATGATTTGGTGAAGTTCAACAACACAACCATTATGAATGATGTAGAAGCAACCAAGGATGGACCAACGCCATCCAACATTCCCAATCCAACGACGATTGGTCGCGATGTCTTGTACAAACCGGGGAACATGATCAGCAATTCCCTGTTGAATAAAGCCAGCACAACGAGTTCGGGCGAGATCTATTATGATTTGCTACCCGGTAACGTGAACGGTGGTGCCAATAAAATATTGCCGATTAATGGTATCAACACCGTTACAGTTCACACCCCTGTTGTTAACTACGCCTGGGTGTCGGATGATCAGCCACATAATCAGAAAACGATACCGGACGCAACCAGCGCCGCACTCATTTTGGAACGTCCATTCATTGTGCGAATCCCTACATCAGGACAGCACTTGGATGCAGCAAGTTATCCCGGTTATGGGAATCGGGACTATGCCAAATATTTTCGAATTAAACAGGTGCAATTCCCGTTTGATGTCTACAACGCAGACCGGAGTCAGTTTATTCCCGCCAAGACATGGGTCGATATTCCGGTCAATCAACTGGATACCACATTCTATCTCCCTGTGTGGGTAGACGAAGGGAAATATCATATTACATTCCGCAATATTGCAGAGAATGCGCCTGCAAACTTTACCGAGCAACAGGATGCCAATACTAATCTGGCGCATCATGTTGCAGCAGACACCGTGCCGGTAGATGTCATCGGAAGGTTATATGATTTTCACGTCACGGATATCTCTGATTACAACTGGGAAAATGTATTTCGCAAGCGACTGGGCAGTCCCGAATCAACGGGCCTTAGCTACTGGGCTGGAATGAATAGCATCGATGGTGATCCGCGGGGTAACCTGGCTCCATTTGTATTACCCATTCGACCAGGAATCCATCCAGTGCAGGGATTCGCTAACGCAACTGTAAAGACAGGGTACCATTTCAAGTTCGATCTGAAGACCAAGGGCAATATGTTTGGCAAACAGGATGGTATTCGAATTACACCCACTTTTGCTTTTGTGAGTAAAGACGGTTCTTCCCGGCAAGAAGTAGATCTGTACTATCATCGAGGCCAGGAACGCCTGATTCGCATTGGATCGGCACAGGATCTGGAGAAACGATTTGTTGTCCTGAACTCACGTCTTCGGAATGTTCCCGGCACAGAGTTAGGCGATACCGCACGTTATCAGTATACTTATGAACTGTCAGCGGAAGAACGCAACCAGCGTACGTTGGCGGAACATATGGTTCACCTGGTCGATCAGACTTCCCATCAAAAAACATGGGTGGGTCGTTATGACTGGATGATCCTGTCTGCTCCAATTCGGACACTCATTGGACCCAAAACGGACATTCCTTCCGGGGTCAATGTAGACCGGGCTAATGCAGCAATCCAGCGCTGGTACGGGGAGTACAGCTTGCCTGCGGATGTATATGCCGTACCAAAAGGTATTGATCTGGAGCCCCTCGCCCGACAGAATCAGCTGGATGAGAAATCGAATATTTTTCTGAAGAATGGTTATATCGTGGTGAACTTCAATATGGAGAGCTTGCGGAATGGAACTACAGAGACACCCCATCTGCAATACATTCATGCACCATTGATGAATCAGTGGCAGATGGAAGGTTTCAACAAAACGCCATCAGACGTCCAAGGCAGAACCTGGCCTCTGAAGGATGGTGATATTGTCTTTTACCATGCTGATCAGTCCAGCCGGAATGATTTCCAATCCCAGGTACCACACTAG
- a CDS encoding ABC transporter ATP-binding protein, translated as MEPLLSVNHLSITYKGDSLALRDLSFSMNKGEIIGIVGESGSGKSTLIRALLGLLPEGGQYTGGVISFQDKVLLRDSQSDWGGVRGKRIAMVFQDSGSYLNPIRSIGSQYIEAIRTHFTLSKKAAYTLAESMLADMGLDDPERIMRSYPSQLSGGMKQRTAIAMAVTMEPELLLADEPTSSLDVTTQNEVMNRLSELRSRQGTGMIIVTHNIAVAAHMADRIGVMQDGILVEMGDTFRVISDPQHEYTRKLLSAVPELEGNVHGS; from the coding sequence ATGGAGCCCTTGCTTAGTGTCAATCATCTGTCCATAACCTACAAGGGGGATTCTCTGGCTCTACGGGACCTGTCCTTCTCCATGAATAAGGGAGAGATTATCGGGATTGTAGGTGAAAGTGGTAGCGGAAAGTCGACCCTTATTCGGGCTTTGCTTGGCTTGTTACCTGAAGGTGGTCAATACACCGGGGGAGTGATCTCTTTTCAGGATAAAGTGCTATTGCGTGATTCACAGTCTGATTGGGGCGGAGTACGCGGAAAGCGGATTGCTATGGTGTTTCAGGACAGTGGTTCCTATCTTAATCCCATTCGCAGCATCGGCAGTCAGTATATTGAAGCGATTCGAACTCATTTTACCTTGTCCAAAAAAGCAGCTTATACTCTGGCTGAGAGTATGCTCGCGGACATGGGACTGGATGATCCCGAACGGATTATGCGTTCCTACCCTTCGCAGCTTAGTGGAGGCATGAAACAGCGCACAGCGATTGCCATGGCGGTTACGATGGAACCAGAGCTTCTGCTTGCGGACGAGCCGACGAGTTCGCTGGATGTGACGACACAGAATGAAGTGATGAACCGATTGAGCGAACTTCGTTCCCGTCAAGGGACAGGCATGATTATCGTAACACATAACATTGCCGTTGCAGCGCATATGGCAGACCGAATTGGTGTGATGCAGGACGGTATATTGGTTGAGATGGGAGATACTTTCCGCGTCATATCCGATCCTCAGCATGAATACACTCGCAAGCTGCTGAGTGCTGTACCTGAATTGGAGGGAAATGTTCATGGCTCATAA
- a CDS encoding VanZ family protein, with translation MSIQYSISSPIVLGPLFVLVLLALMLHARVSKTRYTVRQYVSMLTFSIYMLSVMHFVFFPIDVNIGIYANQTPWYQSIQWIPLLTADAPSFLLNIVLFMPLGFMLPFIKPWIHSIRTAAFAGLSVSFLIEITQLLLRATLGNGRSTDLNDLIANTTGCVLGYVILNMFTKSSIGQRLLALWESPRGVSSKDMQ, from the coding sequence ATGTCCATCCAATATTCAATCTCATCTCCCATCGTACTTGGTCCATTATTCGTTCTGGTCCTGCTCGCCCTGATGCTCCATGCCAGGGTGAGCAAAACCAGATATACGGTCAGACAATATGTGTCGATGCTCACATTTTCCATATATATGTTGAGCGTTATGCACTTTGTATTTTTCCCTATCGACGTGAACATCGGAATCTATGCCAATCAGACCCCATGGTATCAAAGCATTCAATGGATTCCGCTTCTGACTGCAGATGCACCAAGCTTTCTCCTCAACATTGTGCTGTTTATGCCACTGGGGTTCATGCTTCCTTTCATCAAGCCTTGGATTCACTCGATACGAACAGCAGCATTCGCAGGATTGAGCGTAAGTTTCCTCATCGAAATAACACAGTTGCTGCTCCGAGCAACCTTAGGCAACGGTCGCAGCACCGATCTGAACGATTTGATAGCCAATACAACAGGATGTGTTCTTGGTTATGTCATCCTGAATATGTTCACAAAAAGTTCCATCGGACAGCGCCTGCTGGCCCTATGGGAGTCACCACGGGGAGTATCATCCAAAGATATGCAGTAA
- a CDS encoding sigma-70 family RNA polymerase sigma factor — MDSTDLVNQAIQGDREAFIRLIRDIENALYNTAKSMLRKEEDVADAIQETILNAYKSVPTLREPRYFKTWLFRILINECNTILSRRSLSTAYAEVPSEKREHSSPYDEVDMREAVDRLEESKRIVVVLHYFEDLSLRQVADALNISESAVKMRLTRARQELYQKFKNFREVNLHVKPV; from the coding sequence ATGGATTCAACCGATCTCGTTAACCAGGCCATCCAAGGAGATCGTGAAGCCTTTATCCGGCTTATTCGAGACATTGAGAACGCTTTGTACAATACAGCAAAATCCATGCTGCGAAAAGAGGAGGACGTGGCCGATGCCATTCAGGAGACCATTCTGAACGCATATAAATCGGTGCCCACGCTCCGGGAACCCCGGTATTTCAAAACCTGGCTGTTTCGGATCCTCATCAATGAATGCAACACGATCCTGTCCCGCCGCTCTCTATCCACCGCTTATGCGGAGGTACCTTCAGAAAAGCGGGAGCATTCTAGTCCCTACGATGAGGTCGATATGCGAGAAGCAGTAGACCGACTGGAGGAATCGAAACGAATTGTAGTCGTTTTGCATTATTTTGAGGACCTATCCCTGCGTCAAGTCGCCGATGCGCTGAATATTTCCGAAAGTGCAGTGAAAATGAGACTTACTCGGGCAAGGCAGGAGTTATATCAAAAATTCAAAAATTTTCGGGAGGTAAACTTACATGTCAAACCCGTTTAA
- a CDS encoding dipeptide/oligopeptide/nickel ABC transporter ATP-binding protein: MAHKGLPILELRNLCKTYELKGHRAVDALKSVHLQLYPGECLGIVGESGSGKSTLARCVTHLERVTSGQIQYRQQDITRLNGNVLRQQRKQIQMVFQEPSAIFNPRMKIGAFIREPLINYKVMKGQQADREVFRLLERVGLSAATADKYPHELSGGEQQRAVIARAIGVEPDIILFDEATSALDVSIQQQILDLLVELRKETGISSIFISHDLAVVQQVSDRIAVMYQGEVVEVVESSQLASSTNHPYTQSLMASVLSVREMKFKMQERDEEREQEQEQEKEKVFQKVLSG, translated from the coding sequence ATGGCTCATAAGGGGTTACCGATTCTGGAACTGAGAAATCTGTGCAAAACCTATGAGTTAAAGGGACACAGGGCAGTGGATGCACTGAAATCTGTTCATTTGCAGCTGTATCCCGGGGAATGTCTGGGGATTGTCGGGGAGAGTGGTAGCGGGAAGAGCACACTGGCGAGATGTGTAACCCATTTGGAGCGAGTGACTTCAGGGCAGATTCAATATCGTCAACAGGATATTACTCGATTGAATGGGAATGTGTTACGCCAGCAACGAAAGCAGATTCAGATGGTCTTTCAGGAGCCTTCGGCTATCTTTAATCCGCGAATGAAGATTGGAGCTTTTATTCGGGAGCCACTCATTAATTATAAAGTAATGAAGGGCCAACAAGCGGATCGGGAAGTGTTCAGGCTGTTGGAACGGGTAGGATTATCTGCCGCTACGGCGGATAAATATCCGCATGAACTGAGCGGGGGAGAGCAGCAAAGAGCAGTCATTGCTCGTGCGATTGGAGTAGAGCCGGACATCATCCTGTTCGATGAAGCCACCTCGGCACTGGATGTTTCCATTCAGCAGCAGATCCTGGATTTGTTGGTGGAGTTGAGAAAGGAAACAGGAATCTCATCTATTTTCATATCGCATGATCTTGCAGTGGTCCAGCAAGTGAGCGACCGAATTGCCGTCATGTACCAGGGTGAGGTGGTCGAAGTTGTAGAGAGTTCACAGCTGGCTAGTTCAACGAATCATCCCTATACCCAGAGCCTGATGGCCTCGGTGTTGTCCGTGAGAGAAATGAAGTTTAAGATGCAGGAGCGGGACGAGGAACGGGAGCAAGAACAAGAGCAGGAGAAGGAGAAGGTTTTTCAGAAGGTTCTTTCAGGATAA
- a CDS encoding ABC transporter substrate-binding protein: MKRNFQKSMLLTLISMLVVFLLAACGTANNPSTSSGAMEKSAGTDKGSTSTPTHLNVALFWLGSSLDPAEEWNGWTLTRAAIGETLIQFDENMKLVPKIADSWERVDDMTWHFHIREGVTFHNGNKVTADAVKKSIERSIALNERGQATVPVASMTAEGQDLTIRTKEPYASLLGNIAEPLFVIVDTSADTSKFKIKPIATGPFMVTGYTPDQEIQVKKYDGYWGGAADVDTLTLKYIKDDSTRALALQSGEIDVASNVGRSNLTLFQDKSQYTIDEIPSLRTQFVWFNTTKPLLSDPEVRRAISYGVDREMYANTLVGGQAAKGPFTSALPFGYDKIKGYGYEPEKAKQLLDGAGYRDADGDGIREKDGKKLSLQLILNSAYESDSIVAAAMQSQLKEIGVQVEMTSYEDLTDHQKSGNYDLALTSINTGITGDPQYILDFYFMTGAEWNVGGYSNPKLDEVITRLHSEFDVEKRYALAAEAQQMILDDAAYMFLTYTPINIVSKSTVQGATMYPIDFYLLDRNIKVGQ; this comes from the coding sequence ATGAAGAGGAATTTTCAAAAATCAATGTTGCTCACCCTCATATCCATGTTGGTTGTGTTCTTGCTTGCAGCTTGTGGCACCGCCAATAATCCATCGACCTCGTCTGGTGCAATGGAGAAGTCGGCGGGTACGGACAAGGGTTCGACAAGTACACCAACTCATTTGAATGTGGCTCTGTTCTGGCTTGGCAGCAGTCTGGACCCGGCAGAAGAATGGAATGGCTGGACGCTGACGCGTGCAGCGATTGGGGAGACACTGATCCAGTTTGACGAGAATATGAAGCTGGTCCCTAAAATTGCAGATTCTTGGGAACGAGTGGATGACATGACTTGGCACTTTCATATTCGAGAAGGTGTAACTTTTCATAACGGAAATAAGGTAACTGCCGACGCGGTGAAAAAATCGATAGAACGTTCCATCGCGTTAAATGAAAGAGGACAAGCAACTGTGCCCGTAGCCTCAATGACTGCTGAAGGACAAGATCTGACGATTAGAACGAAAGAGCCTTATGCGTCCCTGCTTGGTAATATTGCCGAGCCACTGTTTGTCATTGTGGATACGAGTGCAGATACATCCAAATTCAAGATCAAGCCTATCGCCACGGGGCCATTTATGGTGACAGGTTATACGCCGGATCAGGAGATCCAGGTGAAAAAGTATGACGGGTACTGGGGCGGTGCGGCAGATGTAGACACATTGACGTTGAAATATATTAAGGATGATAGCACACGTGCCCTTGCCCTGCAGTCTGGAGAGATTGATGTAGCCAGTAACGTGGGACGTAGCAATTTGACGTTATTCCAGGACAAGAGTCAATACACCATTGATGAAATTCCTAGCCTGCGTACCCAGTTTGTATGGTTTAACACAACCAAACCGCTACTGAGTGATCCGGAGGTTCGCCGAGCGATTTCTTATGGTGTAGACCGGGAGATGTATGCCAATACGCTGGTGGGAGGTCAGGCGGCTAAAGGTCCATTTACCTCGGCGCTGCCTTTTGGATATGACAAGATCAAAGGGTATGGTTACGAACCGGAGAAAGCCAAACAGTTGCTGGATGGGGCTGGCTACAGGGATGCAGATGGCGATGGCATTCGTGAAAAAGATGGCAAGAAGCTGTCGCTACAGCTGATTCTGAACTCCGCTTACGAGTCTGATTCGATTGTGGCTGCTGCAATGCAGTCCCAGCTTAAAGAGATTGGCGTTCAAGTGGAGATGACCTCCTATGAGGATCTAACCGATCATCAGAAGAGCGGAAATTACGACCTCGCTTTGACCAGTATTAATACAGGCATCACGGGTGACCCGCAGTATATTCTGGATTTCTACTTCATGACGGGTGCGGAATGGAATGTGGGCGGATATAGCAATCCGAAGCTGGATGAGGTAATTACTCGTCTTCATTCCGAGTTTGACGTGGAGAAAAGGTATGCCCTTGCAGCAGAGGCACAGCAGATGATTCTGGATGATGCAGCCTATATGTTTTTGACCTATACCCCGATTAATATTGTAAGTAAAAGTACCGTGCAAGGCGCGACGATGTATCCCATCGACTTCTACCTGCTGGATCGTAATATTAAGGTTGGGCAGTAA
- the udk gene encoding uridine kinase: MLIIGIAGGTGSGKTTVARSVIDRLGSGKVTFISQDNYYKDQSQLTPEQRRLTNYDHPFAFDNDLLIEHLTLLKKGQAAYAPVYDFTIDNRAANETVELAPNHIVIVEGLHVLIDEHLRSLMDIKVFVDTDSDVRILRRVLRDIEERGRTIQSVYKQYLETVKPMHDAFIEPSKKYADIIIPEGGHNEVGIQMLSILTEKYLTGENWNGA; this comes from the coding sequence ATGCTCATTATTGGTATCGCCGGAGGAACCGGCTCCGGTAAAACGACGGTAGCTCGCTCCGTCATCGACCGTCTGGGATCAGGTAAAGTCACGTTTATATCCCAAGACAATTATTACAAAGACCAGTCGCAGCTCACACCTGAGCAACGCCGACTCACCAATTACGATCACCCATTTGCATTCGATAATGATCTGTTGATTGAGCATCTCACTTTGTTGAAAAAAGGCCAAGCGGCGTATGCTCCCGTATATGACTTCACCATAGATAATCGTGCTGCCAATGAGACGGTTGAACTGGCACCGAACCATATTGTCATTGTAGAAGGATTGCATGTGCTGATTGACGAACATCTTCGCAGTCTGATGGACATCAAAGTATTTGTTGATACCGACTCCGATGTGCGCATCCTGCGCAGAGTACTGCGGGACATTGAAGAGCGCGGACGCACGATCCAATCCGTGTACAAACAATATCTCGAAACGGTAAAACCGATGCACGATGCTTTTATCGAGCCATCCAAAAAGTATGCCGATATCATTATTCCAGAAGGCGGACATAATGAAGTAGGTATTCAGATGTTATCCATCCTCACCGAGAAATATCTCACCGGGGAAAATTGGAACGGCGCTTAA
- a CDS encoding DUF4179 domain-containing protein: protein MSNPFNIDQELKNQAKERPLMSELVRNRIDATLDSLPASPNTLKTEQNLRSSRRNKRWNKAAAATIAAGVLGVTVFASGFVSPAMAASLRNIPLVGSLFSSIEADMGLRTAGNDGLTTPVNSKVAYQDVKLEVLETVYDGTRAAFLVHFTAPNLNQGEYDNGKDIVKLSSGIENVFFKVDGSLSDSGMFYSSVGETQPNTLLFEQVISSDQGTAQLPDQFEAKVQLTLQGIDHEFELTVPFAKSTENVHQVLPNTAMTNDVYTAAVTEAEVTPVTTRLTTVIGLNDKSTLTAKEEEQLRHIGFAVYDDQGRQLTALSGEGLYEGNQLKSERIYATTAKDVKYLIVKPFKIKDDFTEEVKDTQFIKGMEMKIQLQ, encoded by the coding sequence ATGTCAAACCCGTTTAATATCGATCAGGAATTAAAGAACCAAGCGAAGGAGCGTCCTCTGATGTCTGAACTTGTGCGTAACCGGATTGATGCCACACTGGACTCTCTGCCGGCTTCCCCAAACACATTAAAAACCGAACAAAATTTGCGCTCCAGTCGCCGGAACAAGCGATGGAACAAGGCTGCAGCTGCGACGATCGCAGCCGGAGTATTGGGCGTGACCGTATTTGCATCCGGCTTTGTGTCACCGGCCATGGCCGCCTCCTTGCGCAACATCCCACTTGTAGGAAGCCTCTTCAGCTCAATCGAAGCCGATATGGGTCTGCGAACGGCGGGCAACGACGGCTTGACTACCCCTGTTAACAGCAAGGTCGCTTACCAGGATGTGAAGCTGGAAGTCCTTGAAACGGTTTATGATGGTACCCGTGCTGCATTCCTGGTTCATTTCACTGCGCCGAATCTGAATCAGGGTGAATATGACAATGGCAAGGACATTGTGAAACTGAGCAGTGGTATTGAGAATGTCTTTTTCAAAGTCGACGGGTCCCTCTCGGATAGCGGTATGTTCTATAGTTCGGTAGGAGAAACGCAGCCGAATACACTGCTCTTTGAGCAGGTCATTTCCTCCGATCAGGGAACGGCACAATTGCCGGATCAGTTCGAGGCGAAGGTTCAATTGACGTTGCAAGGCATCGATCATGAGTTCGAGTTGACGGTTCCTTTTGCCAAATCAACAGAAAACGTTCATCAGGTTCTGCCTAACACAGCCATGACCAACGATGTGTATACAGCCGCTGTTACGGAAGCGGAGGTTACCCCTGTCACCACCCGCTTAACTACCGTGATTGGGTTGAACGATAAGAGTACACTTACGGCAAAAGAGGAAGAACAGCTGCGTCACATCGGATTCGCCGTCTATGATGATCAGGGGCGGCAGCTAACCGCTCTCAGCGGCGAAGGTCTATACGAGGGGAACCAACTGAAATCGGAACGCATATATGCCACAACTGCCAAGGATGTAAAATATCTGATAGTGAAACCTTTCAAGATCAAGGATGATTTTACGGAAGAGGTTAAAGACACTCAATTCATCAAGGGAATGGAAATGAAGATTCAGCTTCAATAG